Proteins encoded by one window of Cryptococcus gattii WM276 chromosome K, complete sequence:
- a CDS encoding Transaldolase, putative (Similar to TIGR gene model, INSD accession AAW46393.1), which translates to MPTSLEALKASGTTVVADTGDFASIDEFKPQDATTNPSLILAATKMPAYAKLIDPAIQYAKSKGGDIEVQSENAMDRLLVEFGTEILKIIPGRVSTEVDAKFSFDTQATINKAHQLIALYKEQGVDKDRVLIKIASTYEGILAAKQLESEGIHCNLTLLFGFGQAVACAEAGVTLISPFVGRILDWYKKANPDTTYNSETDPGVQSVRKIYNYYKQHGYKTIVMGASFRNTGEIAALAGCDFLTISPKLLDELNKSQDNLPKKLDASSTGEPIPKTSYLNDEAKFRWALFDDVMAFDKLHEGIRGFAKDGATLKNTLIEKLKA; encoded by the exons ATGCCCACTTCTCTTGAAGCTCTTAAGGC CTCTGGCACTACCGTTGTCGCCGACACTGGTGACTTTGCTTCCATCGACGAGTTTAAGCCTCAGGATGCCACCACCAACCCTTCCCTTAT CCTTGCCGCCACCAAGATGCCTGCGTACGCCAAGCTCATTGACCCTGCTATCCAGTACGCCAAGTCCAAGGGCGG TGACATTGAAGTCCAGTCCGAGAACGCCATGGACCGACTCCTCGTTGAGTTCGGTACTGAGATCTTGAAGATCATCCCCGGCCGAGTTTCTACCGAGGTTGACGCCAAGTTCTCTTTCGACACCCAGGCCACTATCAACAAGGCCCACCAGCTTATTGCCCTTTACAAGGAGCAGGGTGTCGACAAGGACCGAGTCTTGATCAAGATCGCCTCCACTTACGAGGGTATCCTTGCTGCCAAGCAGCTCGAATCTGAGGGTATCCA CTGTAACCTTACCCTCCTCTTCGGTTTCGGCCAGGCCGTTGCTTGTGCCGAGGCTGGTGTTACCCTTATCTCCCCCTTCGTCGGCCGA ATCCTCGACTGGTACAAGAAGGCTAACCCCGACACCACTTACAACTCCGAGACTGACCCCGGAGTTCAGTCCGTCCGAAAAATCTACAA CTACTACAAGCAACACGGCTACAAGACCATCGTTATGGGTGCTTCTTTCCGAAACACTGGCGAAATCGCCGCTCTTGCCGGTTGCGACTTCCTTACCATCTCTCCCAAGCTCCTCGATGAGCTCAACAAGTCTCAGGACAACCTCCCCAAGAAGCTCGACGCTTCTTCCACTGGCGAGCCCATCCCCAAGACTTCCTACCTTAACGACGAGGCCAAGTTCCGATGGGCCCTTTTCGATGATGTCATGGCCTTTGACAAGCTCCACGAGGGTATCCGAGGTTTCGCCAAGGACGGTGCTACTTTGAAGAACACGTTGATCGAGAAGCTCAAGGCTTAA
- a CDS encoding Hypothetical protein (Similar to TIGR gene model, INSD accession AAW46394.1; CNK03180) — MPFPAIGRVGLAGAPHQGAVKRAVQERETASCDLPAGELYVFPNSTTVIDATSPVTFKWNTACAVATSTVDLYLYESAGLIKAWPDIDFSAGEYTVQLQPKWWNDTTTASLQMSILDHGADLWDTSSPAGPVFTVNYAASAMVSTTTSNGQVITSTVAAAATESKDAVFHNVSSTNNGDKSSISKGAIAAAVVVPIVVVALIIAVAVRFWRMREAEKRKRWSQALSTHSNLEWEKGAMPGEKPPSVLGRPSMGGRLSMGTRPSMSSYGGNPRPTSSVYAIENNMAGAGAGSGMQFRPDMHPEMSSLRSKSADNLSAAGRGSVVMPDGQVRQSRISFAEQARPDRVSRASFGGDIRPNVSSSSIFRLPGASKSANDLVIATNRRSAAYATGSALDDEEHISVSPSQQDGPLGFAEADLRRVAQGQRTGRKSLLSLGSGRDNKRQSVASALSGDDFRSAASARGSVDELRDMENMVLHRRSMMSQASPSPNFEAAYSADAVESLQDPEPVSMALPSPIPAGQDPDQALAMYAAQRANAMSPTNNNSPPNPSRSNSTMKIPFFSKKSASSNNSSASAPGAGANPEQGEVPTMGPPVEMRSYVHLNSGTVSADVVNALPKPGPPATTRVSGASEVSKYSEEESK; from the exons ATGCCTTTCCCCGCTATCGGCCGTGTTGGCCTTGCAGGTGCACCCCACCAAGGCGCCGTTAAGAGGGCTGTCCAGGAGCGAG AAACAGCATCTTGTGACCTCCCAGCTGGTGAACTCTACGTCTTTCCCAACTCCACCACTGTCATCGACGCCACCAGCCCTGTCACCTTCAAATGGAATACTGCATGCGCCGTTGCTACTTCCACCGTTGATCTCTACCTCTACGAATCTGCCGGTCTCATCAAAGCTTGGCCAGACATCGACTTTTCAGCTGGTGAATACACTGTCCAACTACAGCCTAAATGGTGGAACGACACCACCACCGCTTCTCTTCAGATGAGCATCCTCGACCACGGCGCCGACTTGTGGGATACTTCCTCCCCTGCTGGTCCTGTTTTCACCGTTAACTATGCCGCTTCTGCCATGGTTTCCACTACTACTTCCAATGGTCAAGTCATCACTTCAACCGTCGCTGCCGCCGCTACCGAGAGCAAGGACGCCGTCTTTCATAATGTCTCCAGCACTAATAATGGGGACAAAAGCAGTATCTCCAAGGGCGCTATTGCCGCCGCTGTCGTCGTTCCTATCGTCGTCGTTGCCCTTATCATCGCTGTTGCTGTTCGTTTCTGGCGTATGCGCGAAGCGGAGAAAAGGAAGCGATGGTCTCAGGCTTTGTCCACGCACTCGAACCTCGAATGGGAGAAAGGCGCCATGCCGGGAGAGAAGCCTCCTTCCGTCCTTGGACGACCTTCCATGGGTGGACGCCTTTCCATGGGTACCCGCCCGAGCATGTCCTCTTACGGTGGTAATCCTCGTCCTACATCCTCTGTCTACGCGATCGAGAACAACATGGCAGGTGCCGGTGCTGGCAGTGGTATGCAGTTCCGTCCTGATATGCACCCTGAGATGTCTAGCCTTCGTTCCAAGTCTGCCGATAATTTATCTGCTGCTGGTCGAGGCTCTGTTGTCATGCCAGATGGTCAAGTTCGTCAATCGCGTATTTCATTCGCCGAACAAGCCCGTCCCGACCGTGTGTCCCGTGCGTCCTTTGGCGGCGACATTCGCCCGAATGtatcttcctcctccatcttccgTCTTCCTGGCGCTTCCAAGTCTGCCAACGACCTTGTCATCGCTACCAACCGAAGATCTGCCGCCTATGCCACTGGATCTGCTCTCGACGACGAAGAACACATTAGCGTTTCTCCTTCTCAGCAAGATGGCCCTCTTGGTTTCGCCGAGGCTGATTTGAGGCGCGTCGCACAAGGTCAGCGAACTGGACGAAAGAGTCTCCTGTCGTTGGGCAGCGGTCGGGACAATAAGCGTCAGTCTGTTGCATCTGCTTTGTCAGGTGATGACTTCAGATCTGCCGCGTCTGCTCGTGGAAGTGTTGACGAGCTTCGAGACATGGAGAACATGGTCCTTCACCGACGATCCATGATGTCGCAAGCTTCTCCATCACCCAACTTTGAAGCCGCCTACAGTGCTGATGCCGTCGAGTCCCTCCAGGACCCCGAGCCCGTATCCATGGCCCTTCCGTCCCCCATTCCCGCTGGTCAAGACCCCGATCAAGCACTCGCCATGTACGCCGCTCAGCGCGCCAACGCCATGTCCCCTACCAACAACAACTCCCCCCCCAACCCATCACGCTCAAACTCTACCATGAAGATCCCCTTTTTCTCCAAAAAATCCGCCTCTTCCAACAACTCTTCTGCCTCTGCTCCTGGTGCCGGCGCTAACCCCGAGCAAGGTGAAGTACCCACTATGGGCCCCCCAGTGGAGATGAGGAGCTATGTTCATTTGAACTCTGGCACAGTCAGTGCGGATGTGGTGAATGCTCTCCCTAAGCCTGGACCTCCTGCGACTACTAGGGTGAGTGGGGCGAGCGAGGTGAGCAAGTACAGTGAAGAGGAGAGCAAGTAG
- a CDS encoding Carbohydrate binding protein, putative (Similar to TIGR gene model, INSD accession AAW46395.1) has protein sequence MTIRALGGLLSMYQYLDDLPDSPYEQVKVLGIMREGKEGWLLGLGLGAQEKVDKMDVKKYKQRILELAEDLGKRMLPAFNTKTGLPYARVNLRHGVEKGETVETCTAGAGSLILEFSLLSRLTGDDRYEQLARNAYYSIWNRRSDHNLLGNTIGATHGHWLMPGLSGVGAGMDSFFEYGVKAGIMLGDDSFYDIFYDSYAAIQTHVRTPDGFIYRPIHTRLLQIPSPTTIDSLSAFLPAIQVLAGDIPSAIRAHLVFWNVWRKFGALPESWRWQERQIEWAGWPGRPEFIESTYYLYQATKDAFYLRVGERVLKDLARRTKTSCGFATIKNVLTGELEDRMESFMLSETLKYLYLLFSETPFPNQNKVFTTEGHPLYIPQPLLQPITNARKSLHKGEWLTCPAYQTSFAAGGIDFRETDDVGGRREKAGIIVGIEGTSEYEYARALVFGWGEEGLKVEDQKRMWFEGGVCSIQEVPKFAFDIVLTTSSNQTLPEDPSPGPDKVYQNTTTGDYVINNITGIRLGVRWRLDGQGYDVSIGPHRVRTGQQVTVIDSSMRNHFPLPSLAPGPPQPEYEPTEVILRFVFLSPVIVKDKHLEAGTVFLHALGATATFGKDFGASATSPNKEDQQGWQLDGGALPILVPPNPSDGCSPLTLSTPDRPFILLLDRGNCTFAEKAQNTETVGASGLLIVGYPYPPEGGVTEGDQTVYAVPEEGMLRPSAEPNEVEGLDSMGIVYMEHLVGELVRNASQKGEVGAAIMRIEGVGEEAAGSSGFPQAGSRATKKHLEGDSRTREGRLAVGDWEICNLMIVETSV, from the exons ATGACCATCCGTGCGCTGGGAGGATTATTGTCAATGTATCAGTATCTCGATGATTTACCGGATTCGCCTTACGAGCAGGTGAAAGTGCTTGGAATAAtgagagaagggaaggaagggtGGTTATTAGGCCTAGGACTGGGAGCTCAGGAAAAAGTGGATAAGATGGATGTGAAAAAGTATAAGCAGAGGATTTTGGAGTTGGCGGAAGATttggggaagaggatgtTGCCGGCGTTCAACACGAAGACGGGGTTGCCGTATGCGCGTGTGAATTTGAGGCATGGTGTCGAGAAGGGTGAGACTGTGGAAACGT GTACAGCAGGAGCAGGCAGTCTTATCCTCGAGTTTTCCCTTCTATCTAGATTGACAGGTGACGACCGTTACGAA CAACTAGCCCGGAACGCGTACTATTCGATATGGAATCGTCGTTCAGATCATAATCTACTGGGTAATACAATAGGAGCCACTCATGGCCATTGGCTCATGCCCGGTCTAAGTGGAGTTGGAGCGGGAATGGATAGCTTCTTTGAATATGGGGTCAAGGCCGGTATCATGCTTG GTGATGATTCGTTTTACGACATATTTTACGACTCTTACGCTGCTATTCAAACTCACGTCCGAACACCTGATGGTTTTATT TATCGACCTATCCACACtcgccttcttcaaatCCCCAGCCCAACAACGATAGATTCTCTCTCTGCCTTTCTCCCCGCCATACAAGTTCTCGCAGGTGATATCCCATCGGCTATAAGAGCGCATCTCGTTTTCTGGAATGTATGGCGAAAGTTTGGAGCTCTGCCGGAGAGTTGGCGATGGCAGGAGAGGCAGATAGAATGGGCTGGATGGCCTGGGAGACCAGAGTTCATAGAGTCGACGTATTATTTGTATCAG GCGACCAAGGATGCATTCTATTTGAGGGTTGGTGAGCGGGTCTTGAAGGATTTGGCAAGGCGAACCAAAACGTCCTGTGGGTTCGCCACCATCAAGAACGTCTTGACAGGCGAA CTGGAAGACAGGATGGAGAGCTTTATGCTTTCAGAAACTCTCAAG TATCTGTACCTTTTATTTTCTGAAACACCCTTCCCAAATCAGAATAAAGTTTTCACCACTGAAGGTCACCCGCTATACATTCCACAGCCTCTTCTGCAACCCATTACAAATGCGAGAAAGTCATTGCACAAGGGCGAATGGCTCACATGCCCGGCGTATCAAACTTCTTTCGCTGCCGGCGGTATCGACTTTCGTGAGACTGACGACGTCGGCGGTCGAAGGGAGAAAGCTGGGATAATAGTTGGGATTGAAGGGACCTCAGAGTATGAATATGCGAGAGCACTCGTCTTTGGTTGGGGAGAGGAAGGGCTGAAGGTAGAAGATCAAAAGCGAATGTGGTTTGAAGGTGGAGTATGTAGTATCCAGGAAGTCCCCAAATTT GCATTCGATATCGTTTTAACCACTTCGTCCAACCAGACGCTCCCTGAGGATCCATCCCCAGGACCTGATAAGGTGTATCAGAACACTACGACGGGTGATTATGTCATTAACAATATCACAGGAATCCGTTTGGGGGTGAGGTGGAGATTGGATGGACAAGGGTATGATGTGTCGA TCGGCCCACATAGGGTTAGGACTGGCCAGCAGGTCACTGTCATTGACTCTTCCATGCGAAATCATTTTCCTCTGCCGTCCCTTGCTCCAGGTCCTCCTCAGCCCGAGTATGAGCCTACTGAAGTTATTCTCCGcttcgtcttcctctcccCTGTAATCGTCAAGGATAAACATCTAGAAGCTGGTACAGTCTTCTTGCACGCTTTAGGAGCGACGGCGACATTCGGAAAGGATTTTGGCGCTTCTGCAACGTCCCCCAACAAAGAAGACCAACAAGGATGGCAGCTCGATGGAGGTGCGCTGCCAATTCTTGTTCCTCCCAATCCTTCCGATGGCTGTTCACCTCTAACTTTGTCGACTCCTGATCGTCCGTTTATTCTTCTCCTCGACAGGGGCAATTGCACCTTTGCTGAGAAAGCGCAAAACACAGAGACAGTGGGTGCAAGCGGATTGTTAATCGTTGGGTACCCTTACCCACCGGAAGGAGGTGTAACGGAAGGTGATCAGACGGTGTATGCTGTTCCGGAGGAAGGTATGCTAAGGCCCTCTGCTGAGCCAAACGAGGTGGAGGGATTGGATAGTATGGGGATAGTGTATATGGAGCATCTTGTAGGAGAGCTTGTGCGAAATGCGAGTCAGAAAGGTGAGGTAGGAGCAGCGATCATGAGAATCGAAGGTGTAGGTGAGGAAGCAGCTGGCAGCAGCGGTTTCCCACAAGCTGGATCGAGGGCGACAAAGAAACATTTGGAAGGCGATTCACGAACTAGGGAAGGTAGGCTGGCAGTTGGAGATTGGGAGATTTGTAATCTTATGATCGTAGAGACTTCTGTATAA